The Candidatus Manganitrophus noduliformans genome includes a window with the following:
- a CDS encoding HD domain-containing protein has protein sequence MQKHPSHTEDSAASGALSSREMLYEGLALIADPIHNYISFTVPFGKRDEATEKELIDSRWMQRLRYINQLQSARWVYPSAEHSRFVHSLGAMHVAGRFARHLYPSLKEVIPGVPSYPFIEALLRVSVLVHDIGHGPFCHFFDDNFLDEFYLTHEKLGQAIIRQELAPIIRRIRRSPGGEFALGETLDPEHVAFLIHKDKDFKTPESYPRWLVMLKPLFSGIFTADNLDYVLRDSYMCGVAIGPVDLDRLMHYTFFTEQGLTLHKAGLSALTMFLNARSYLYFNVYYHRTTRSLDMHLRDIFRETLKAIFPHNPLERLDAYVDLTDWSLLLEVKSWKESKSKTKRSLYEEWEKILLRDVKWKMAYDTNFSIEKAEKGRWIMNPADLEAEMRKRLPAELSDLPFRVDMASQDPRPMNPLMMGERQVYVFNPSTRVVSKEALTEYVDSIPAKLIQCRIFALNHDDDALLSRIAEEALAGLPPSIQTSI, from the coding sequence ATGCAAAAACATCCCTCCCATACGGAAGACTCGGCCGCTTCGGGCGCGCTCAGCAGCCGGGAGATGCTTTACGAAGGGCTGGCGCTGATCGCCGATCCGATCCATAACTACATCAGCTTCACCGTTCCTTTCGGAAAACGAGACGAGGCGACTGAAAAAGAGCTGATCGACTCTCGTTGGATGCAGCGGCTCCGGTATATCAATCAGCTCCAGTCGGCGCGCTGGGTTTATCCTTCTGCGGAGCATTCCCGGTTTGTCCATTCTCTCGGGGCGATGCATGTGGCGGGGCGATTCGCACGCCACCTTTATCCTTCCCTCAAAGAGGTGATTCCAGGCGTCCCCTCCTATCCTTTTATCGAAGCGCTTCTGCGGGTGTCGGTTCTCGTTCACGACATCGGCCATGGACCGTTCTGTCATTTCTTCGACGATAATTTTCTCGACGAATTTTATTTGACTCACGAAAAACTCGGCCAGGCGATCATTCGGCAGGAGCTGGCTCCGATCATCCGGCGGATTCGAAGAAGCCCCGGCGGGGAGTTCGCCCTCGGGGAGACGCTCGATCCGGAACATGTCGCTTTTCTGATTCACAAGGACAAAGATTTCAAGACGCCGGAAAGTTATCCCCGATGGCTGGTCATGCTCAAGCCGCTTTTTTCGGGGATCTTCACCGCCGACAATCTCGATTATGTTCTCCGCGATTCGTATATGTGCGGCGTGGCGATCGGCCCGGTCGATCTCGATCGTTTGATGCATTACACGTTCTTCACCGAGCAGGGACTGACGCTGCACAAAGCCGGACTCTCCGCCTTGACGATGTTCTTGAACGCCCGCTCGTATCTTTACTTCAACGTCTACTATCATCGGACCACCCGGTCGCTCGACATGCACCTGAGAGATATCTTCCGGGAGACCCTCAAGGCGATCTTTCCCCATAATCCGCTGGAGCGGCTGGATGCCTATGTCGATCTGACCGATTGGTCGCTTCTTCTGGAAGTGAAGTCGTGGAAGGAATCCAAGTCCAAAACCAAGCGCTCCCTCTATGAGGAGTGGGAGAAGATCCTCCTTCGGGACGTGAAGTGGAAGATGGCCTATGACACGAACTTTTCGATCGAGAAGGCCGAGAAGGGGAGATGGATTATGAATCCGGCCGATCTGGAGGCGGAGATGCGAAAGCGCCTTCCCGCCGAATTGAGCGACCTTCCCTTCCGGGTCGATATGGCGAGTCAGGATCCGCGGCCGATGAACCCGCTGATGATGGGAGAGCGCCAGGTTTATGTCTTCAATCCCTCCACGCGCGTCGTCTCCAAGGAGGCGCTCACCGAATATGTCGACTCCATTCCGGCCAAATTGATCCAGTGCCGCATCTTCGCCCTCAATCATGACGACGACGCCCTGCTGTCGCGAATCGCGGAAGAGGCCCTCGCCGGTCTTCCTCCCAGCATTCAGACGAGCATTTAA
- a CDS encoding lytic murein transglycosylase yields MESRRIFLKSLFPRVLGWGALLSLDLSRADLLLAHSEPSSPSSLNLDDPRYVSLIKDLTQRHQFGAADLKAVFGKVVLQSEIIQFFERPAEILPYYEYRRRFIKDELVSRGQTYLQENLELLQKIEEAFGVPKEIICSILGVETKFGQPGIERYRVFDILNTAFSLYPRRERFYREQLIAYLLLCREEGIDPFSVNGSYAGAFGVPQFMPTSFRKHAVDFDKDGKKNLWTSKEDIFASVANYLKSFGWKRNGLTYLPARFAGDSPEAQNKVEMGIRKTIPIAKAVELGIQIPLPASIQKDEAVSFALYQPQEGTEALLALFGNFRTITSYNYSLNYALVVSDLSEMLIERENS; encoded by the coding sequence TTGGAAAGCCGAAGAATCTTTTTAAAATCGCTCTTCCCGCGGGTGCTTGGATGGGGCGCCCTCCTCTCGCTCGATCTTTCCCGGGCCGATTTGCTTCTGGCCCATTCTGAACCCTCTTCTCCTTCTTCTCTTAATCTGGACGATCCGCGTTATGTCTCCTTAATAAAAGATCTGACGCAGCGGCATCAGTTTGGCGCCGCCGATTTGAAAGCTGTTTTTGGAAAAGTGGTCCTTCAATCCGAGATTATTCAGTTCTTCGAGCGCCCCGCGGAGATTCTTCCTTATTACGAGTACCGTAGGCGATTTATCAAGGACGAGCTGGTTTCACGCGGACAGACATACCTTCAAGAGAATCTCGAACTGCTTCAGAAAATTGAAGAGGCTTTCGGCGTTCCGAAGGAAATCATCTGCAGTATTTTAGGGGTTGAAACAAAGTTCGGTCAGCCTGGAATCGAAAGGTACCGGGTCTTCGATATTTTGAATACCGCTTTTTCCCTCTATCCTCGAAGAGAGCGTTTTTATCGGGAGCAGCTGATTGCCTATCTCCTCCTCTGCCGGGAAGAGGGGATTGATCCGTTTTCCGTCAACGGCTCCTACGCGGGGGCATTCGGGGTGCCTCAATTTATGCCGACCAGCTTTCGAAAACACGCCGTCGATTTTGATAAAGATGGGAAGAAAAACCTCTGGACGTCGAAAGAAGATATTTTCGCCAGTGTCGCCAATTATTTAAAATCGTTCGGATGGAAGCGAAACGGGTTGACCTATCTTCCGGCCCGTTTTGCGGGCGATTCTCCGGAAGCACAGAACAAGGTGGAGATGGGAATACGCAAGACCATTCCGATCGCGAAGGCCGTCGAGTTGGGAATTCAAATTCCGCTCCCTGCATCGATCCAGAAAGATGAGGCGGTTTCGTTCGCACTCTATCAACCGCAGGAGGGGACGGAAGCGCTTTTGGCGCTCTTTGGAAATTTCAGAACGATCACCTCCTACAACTATTCTCTCAATTATGCGCTGGTGGTCTCCGATCTTTCGGAGATGCTCATCGAGAGAGAAAATTCGTGA